In Misgurnus anguillicaudatus chromosome 5, ASM2758022v2, whole genome shotgun sequence, a genomic segment contains:
- the wdr46 gene encoding WD repeat-containing protein 46, with amino-acid sequence MAAPVADTAKSAHVEKKNKKKPVKRYWEVTEETGQKRQDQDNPDQTTSTKDTRPLKIKKTGQSQSWKNDPFPGEAPIPQKQLQKFQRGAKHKVPAGAHGKLKEAIVWSKTVSELAQKQAARYDLLLPEDAGFLEGDDDEDTCRISQEDIADAVDITSGSKYFNLHLTQFGPYRVDYSRTGRHLLLGGRRGHVACIDWQTKNLTCEMSVMETVNDVKWLHTEAMFAVAQKKWLYIYDSKGTELHCVKKFNDVLKMQFLPYHFLLATASATGFLQYLDVSVGKEIAAICTKMGRLDVMSQNPYNAVIHLGHPNGTVSLWSPNQKEPLIKMLCHRGAVRSLTVDKTGTYMVTSGLDRKLKVYDIRAFKPLHSYFLPAGASCLSLSQKGLLSASTGDVVQVYQNVWGGNPVSKPYMAHRVRGQVWGVAYCPFEDVLGIGHGQGFTSMIIPGAGEPNFDALDTNPYRSAKQRQEWEVKALLEKVQPELISLDPTQLSKVDQGSFEQRHKERVEVLGYDPLAKEKFKPRTKKKGRSSAGAIEKRKRKVAHEDQRDVIRQTVEERMEKEKQQKEKSSESKELSKKSALDRFRKQGK; translated from the exons ATGGCGGCGCCCGTGGCAGACACGGCGAAGAGTGCACACGTGGAGAAAAAGAATAAGAAAAAG CCTGTGAAACGTTATTGGGAGGTTACAGAAGAAACAGGGCAGAAGAGGCAAGACCAGGACAATCCAGACCAGACCACATCAACAAAAGACACAAGACCATTGAAAATAAAGAAGACTGGACAGAGCCAATCATGG AAAAATGACCCTTTCCCTGGTGAGGCCCCTATACCACAGAAACAGCTCCAGAAGTTTCAGAGAGGAGCTAAACATAAAGTG CCTGCAGGGGCTCATGGGAAGCTGAAGGAGGCCATTGTGTGGTCTAAGACAGTGTCTGAACTCGCACAGAAACAAGCTGCACGATACGATCTCTTACTACCAGAAGATGCTGG TTTCTTGGAAGGAGATGATGATGAAGACACATGCAGGATCTCTCAAGAGGACATTGCAGATGCAGTTGACATCACGTCTGGATCAAAG TACTTCAACTTACATCTTACCCAGTTTGGACCATATAGGGTTGACTACAGCAGAACTGGACG GCATCTGCTGTTGGGTGGAAGGAGAGGTCATGTGGCCTGTATCGACTGGCAAACCAAAAACCTCACGTGTGAAATGAGTGTCATGGAAACAGTGAATGATGTTAA GTGGCTTCACACAGAGGCCATGTTTGCTGTAGCCCAGAAGAAGTGGCTTTACATCTATGACTCGAAAGGCACCGAGCTCCACTGTGTGAAGAAATTCAATGACGTCTTGAAAATGCAGTTTCTGCCCTATCACTTTCTTCTTGCTACAGCG AGTGCCACAGGGTTTCTGCAATACCTGGATGTGTCGGTGGGTAAAGAGATCGCAGCCATCTGTACGAAAATGGGGCGGTTAGACGTGATGTCACAGAATCCCTATAATGCTGTCATTCATCTGGGCCACCCAAACGGTACCGTCAGTCTGTGGTCGCCCAATCAGAAAGAGCCACTTATAAAGATGTTGTGTCATCGGGGTGCCGTTCGTTCCCTAACAGTGGATAAAACTGGCAC GTACATGGTGACATCAGGTCTGGACAGAAAGCTCAAGGTGTATGACATACGAGCTTTTAAACCTCTTCATTCATACTTTCTGCCTGCTGGAGCCTCTTGTCTATCTTTAAGTCAGAAAGGACTGCTTAGTGCTTCTACTGGAGATGTTGTACAG GTTTATCAGAACGTTTGGGGAGGTAACCCTGTATCCAAACCCTACATGGCTCATCGTGTGCGAGGGCAGGTGTGGGGTGTTGCTTACTGCCCTTTTGAGGACGTTCTAGGAATTGGACATGGACAGGGCTTCACCAGCATGATTATACCAG GTGCGGGAGAACCAAACTTTGACGCTCTCGATACAAACCCGTACCGCAGTGCTAAACAGCGACAGGAATGGGAGGTCAAGGCTCTGCTGGAGAAGGTGCAGCCGGAGCTGATCAGTTTGGACCCTACACAGCTGAGTAAAGTGGACCAGGGCAGCTTTGAGCAGAGACACAAGGAAAGAGTTGAGGTTCTG GGTTATGATCCATTGGCAAAAGAAAAATTTAAGCCAAGGACAAAGAAGAAGGGAAGAAGCTCGGCTGGAGCGATAGAGAAACGAAAGAGGAAAGTGGCCCACGAGGATCAGAGG GATGTAATTCGACAAACAGTAGAAGAGCGAATGGAGAAGGAAAAACAGCAGAAGGAGAAATCCAGTGAAAGCAAAGAGTTGAGCAAGAAGTCGGCACTCGACCGTTTTAGAAAACAGGGCAAATAA
- the LOC129413735 gene encoding cytosolic sulfotransferase 3 — protein MEIPDVASVQIQSRPEMFDFEGVSMTNLFTDNWENVKNFQARPDDILIATYPKAGTTWVSYILDLLYFGCADLERQTSQPIYMRVPFLESCFQNLPSVARAEMADNLKTSPRLIKTHLPVQLVPKSFWEQNSRVVYVGRNAKDNAVSYFHFDRMNMVQPEPGDWNNFLQRFMEGKNVFGSWFDHVSGWWEKKQTYSNLLYLFYEDMVEDTGREVERLCSFLGLSTSAEEREKITKGVHFDSMKQNKVTNHATIPFMDFKVSPFMRKGKVGDWKTLFTVAKDEKFDEVYKQKMKNFTVKFRTEI, from the exons ATGGAAATACCTGACGTGGCCTCA gTTCAAATACAGAGTCGGCCTGAGATGTTTGATTTTGAGGGTGTTTCTATGACCAACCTCTTCACTGACAACTGGGAAAATGTGAAGAACTTTCAGGCAAGACCGGATGACATACTGATCGCCACTTACCCTAaagcag GCACCACCTGGGTTTCTTATATACTGGACCTTTTGTATTTTGGTTGTGCTGATTTAGAGCGCCAGACTTCCCAGCCTATCTATATGAGAGTGCCATTCTTGGAGTCATGCTTTCAAAACCTTCCATCAG TTGCAAGGGCTGAAATGGCTGATAATCTAAAAACTTCTCCTCGCCTCATTAAAACTCATTTACCTGTTCAACTTGTGCCCAAGTCCTTTTGGGAACAGAACTCAAGG GTGGTGTACGTAGGCCGTAATGCAAAAGACAACGCTGTTTCCTACTTTCATTTTGATCGAATGAACATGGTACAGCCTGAACCGGGAGACTGGAACAACTTTTTACAGAGATTTATGGAAGGAAAGA ATGTGTTTGGTTCGTGGTTTGACCATGTCAGTGGATGGTGGGAAAAGAAACAGACCTATTCTAACTTACTCTACTTGTTCTATGAGGATATGGTTGAG GATACAGGACGTGAGGTGGAACGTTTGTGCTCCTTCCTGGGATTATCAACTTCGGctgaggagagagagaaaataacaaAAGGAGTTCATTTTGATtcaatgaaacaaaacaaagtgacCAACCATGCCACAATCCCTTTCATGGACTTTAAGGTTTCACCCTTCATGCGTAAAG GTAAAGTTGGAGACTGGAAGACTCTCTTCACTGTGGCAAAAGATGAAAAGTTTGATGAGGTCTACAAACAAAAGATGAAGAATTTCACTGTCAAGTTTCGGACAGAAATTTAA
- the b3galt4 gene encoding beta-1,3-galactosyltransferase 9, which yields MSGQRGKTRLETSNALFVSSMNQTGSNFKHLGAVSQTGVCKGRLGKQVGFTHYFLMIALWVFLLVFLFIDDLESWATYLYMSRAEGPQGLVLPQSIPPSRSEEYLLMPSSRVCQRAKPYLIILVASAPANRKARQAIRDTWGGEVQVRGHRVMTLFMLGQPSDPVLGKELIEESNERGDLIQGRFIDSYGNLTLKSLNMLGWARSFCPQARFLAKVDDDVLFNPSALLQYLDLMTKDEHANLYLGRVHMQVAPDRNPDSRHFMPESAFSGTVLPDYCSGTAYVLSRPAVLKLSLAAVTMSLTKPLIPEDVFMGICAYRAGITPTHSPFFSGGPAVPYGRCCYQTMVSVHHTSPGNMLRYWTEVHSTPLCSWLGVRTSLSVCKMRVLFGTLLRKMSI from the exons ATGTCAGGCCAGAGAGGGAAAACCAGATTGGAGACGTCCAATGCTCTTTTTGTCTCTTCGATGAACCAAACAGGAtctaattttaaacatttgggggcagtttcccagacagg GGTCTGTAAGGGACGTTTGGGGAAGCAGGTTGGATTCACCCATTATTTCCTCATGATAGCCTTGTGGGTCTTCCTGCTTGTTTTCCTCTTCATTGATGACTTGGAATCATGGGCGACATATTTGTACATGAGCAGAGCAGAGGGTCCTCAAGGATTGGTTCTTCCACAGAGTATCCCGCCCAGTCGTTCGGAAGAGTACCTTCTCATGCCGAGCTCACGCGTCTGCCAACGAGCCAAACCTTACCTCATCATTTTGGTGGCGAGTGCCCCTGCCAACAGAAAGGCTCGCCAAGCCATCCGTGACACGTGGGGTGGGGAAGTACAAGTCAGAGGTCATCGAGTCATGACCCTCTTCATGTTAGGTCAGCCATCTGACCCAGTTCTTGGCAAGGAATTGATTGAAGAGTCAAATGAGCGTGGAGACCTGATACAGGGTCGCTTTATCGACTCCTATGGAAACTTGACCCTAAAAAGTCTCAACATGCTGGGTTGGGCACGTAGTTTTTGCCCGCAGGCTCGCTTCCTGGCTAAAGTTGATGACGATGTTTTGTTTAACCCAAGTGCATTGCTACAGTATCTTGATCTCATGACAAAGGATGAACACGCAAACCTTTATCTAGGCCGTGTGCACATGCAGGTAGCACCGGACCGCAATCCAGACAGCAGGCACTTTATGCCAGAGTCTGCGTTTAGCGGCACGGTTTTGCCAGATTACTGTAGCGGGACGGCATATGTGCTATCTCGCCCTGCAGTGCTGAAGCTGTCGCTAGCAGCTGTCACTATGTCCTTGACCAAACCTTTGATTCCAGAGGATGTGTTTATGGGTATATGTGCATACAGAGCAGGCATTACACCTACCCACTCCCCATTCTTCTCTGGAGGACCAGCTGTGCCATACGGCCGTTGTTGCTACCAAACTATGGTGTCTGTTCACCATACCAGTCCGGGCAACATGTTACGCTACTGGACAGAGGTGCACTCCACACCCCTGTGTTCATGGTTGGGTGTGCGGACCTCACTTAGCGTTTGTAAAATGAGAGTGCTTTTTGGGACACTGTTGCGAAAGATGAGCATATGA